The following coding sequences are from one Panicum hallii strain FIL2 chromosome 5, PHallii_v3.1, whole genome shotgun sequence window:
- the LOC112893214 gene encoding H/ACA ribonucleoprotein complex subunit 4-like translates to MSSATPAVASPASEHSKSKKKKHKSKDDPAAAAAADPPSLAEAEEKTDGYLIKPQSLVPSLDTSTWPLLLKNYDRLNVRTGHYTPLPSGHSPLKRPLAEYIRYGIINLDKPSNPSSHEVVAWIKRILRAEKTGHSGTLDPKVTGNLIVCIDRATRLVKSQQGAGKEYVCVARFHAAVPDTARVARALEALTGAVFQRPPLISAVKRQLRVRTIYESKLLEHDPERHLAVFWISCEAGTYVRTLCVHLGLLLGVGAHMQELRRVRSGILGEQDNMVTMHDVMDAMWSLDNYKDESYLRRVVMPLEVLLTSYKRLVVKDSAVNAICYGAKLMIPGLLRFENDIETGEEVVLMTTKGEAIAIGIAEMTTAVMATCDHGAVAKIKRVVMDRDTYPRKWGLGPVALKKKKLIAEGLLDKHGKPNEKTPAEWLRNVVLPAGGDVSIASIAAAPEPEKVKVEPEAALTEEVKEKKKKRQKDEDTDADASVPSKKIKVDEAAEEVEGEKSEKKKKKKKDKGESGSAEAVEVKEEVDVADEKGSEKKKKKKSKEGSGAVDPESTQNGDSVEAEKSEKKKEKKKKKSRDTEEAQ, encoded by the coding sequence ATGTCGTCCGCGACGCCGGCCGTCGCGTCCCCCGCCTCCGAGCATTCCaaatcgaagaagaagaagcacaAGTCGAAGgacgaccccgccgccgccgccgcggcagacCCGCCGTCGCTCGCTGAGGCCGAGGAGAAGACCGACGGCTACCTCATCAAGCCCCAGTCCCTGGTGCCGTCCCTCGACACCTCCACCTGGCCGCTCCTCCTGAAGAACTACGACCGCCTCAACGTCCGCACCGGCCACTACACCCCGCTCCCCTCCGGCCACTCGCCGCTCAAGCGCCCCCTCGCCGAGTACATCCGCTacggcatcatcaacctcgacAAGCCGTCGAACCCGTCCTCCCACGAGGTGGTCGCCTGGATCAAGCGCATCCTCCGCGCCGAGAAGACCGGCCACAGCGGGACGCTCGACCCCAAGGTCACCGGCAACCTCATCGTCTGCATCGACCGCGCCACGCGCCTCGTCAAGTCGCAGCAGGGCGCCGGCAAGGAGTACGTCTGCGTCGCCCGCTTCCACGCCGCCGTGCCGGACACCGCGCGCGTGGCCCGCGCGCTGGAGGCGCTTACCGGCGCGGTGTTCCAGCGTCCGCCGCTAATATCTGCGGTCAAGCGTCAGCTCAGGGTGCGGACTATCTACGAGAGCAAGCTCCTGGAGCACGATCCCGAGCGCCATCTCGCCGTGTTCTGGATCTCCTGCGAGGCAGGTACCTATGTCCGGACTCTATGTGTGCACCTTGGGCTGCTCCTTGGTGTTGGTGCGCATATGCAGGAACTGCGCCGTGTCAGGTCGGGGATCCTCGGGGAGCAGGACAACATGGTGACCATGCACGATGTGATGGACGCGATGTGGTCGCTTGACAACTACAAGGATGAGTCATACTTGAGGCGTGTTGTGATGCCGCTTGAGGTACTGCTTACTAGCTACAAAAGGCTTGTGGTGAAGGACTCTGCTGTGAATGCTATATGCTATGGTGCTAAGCTTATGATCCCTGGGTTGCTCCGATTTGAGAATGATATTGagactggggaggaggtggttcTCATGACGACAAAGGGTGAGGCAATTGCTATTGGTATTGCTGAGATGACTACTGCTGTCATGGCCACATGTGACCATGGTGCAGTTGCAAAGATCAAGAGGGTGGTGATGGACAGAGACACTTACCCGAGGAAGTGGGGGCTTGGCCCGGTGGCGCTCAAGAAGAAAAAGCTGATTGCAGAGGGTCTCCTTGACAAGCATGGGAAGCCAAATGAGAAGACCCCAGCTGAGTGGCTTCGGAATGTGGTGCTTCCCGCTGGTGGTGATGTTTCTATTGCCAGCATTGCAGCTGCTCCTGAGCCAGAGAAGGTGAAGGTGGAACCAGAAGCAGCCTTGACTGAAGAGGtcaaggagaagaagaagaagaggcagAAGGATGAGGACACTGATGCAGATGCCTCAGTTCCTTCAAAGAAGATCAAGGTTGATGAAGCTGCTGAGGAAGTGGAGGGAGAGAAGagtgagaagaagaagaagaaaaagaaagacaagggTGAATCAGGATCAGCCGAGGCTGTGGAAGTCAAGGAGGAGGTCGATGTGGCTGATGAGAAGGGCAgtgagaagaaaaagaagaagaagagcaagGAAGGAAGCGGTGCTGTTGATCCAGAGAGCACTCAGAATGGAGATAGTGTAGAAGCTGAGAAGAGTGAgaagaaaaaggagaagaaaaagaagaagagtcGAGATACAGAGGAGGCGCAATAG
- the LOC112893215 gene encoding protein SENESCENCE-ASSOCIATED GENE 21, mitochondrial-like: protein MALALSGSPALRAALAALAPRASAASRGYAASAASGAMRRAAAAAEGAAAGEGKEAGRGAAAEISWVPDPVTGHYRPGNWAAAADPADLRAAHLARTYARA from the coding sequence ATGGCTCTCGCTCTCTCCGGCTCTCCCGCGCTCCGCGCCGCGCTGGCCGCGCTGGCCCCCAGGGCCTCGGCCGCCTCTAGGGGCtacgcggcgtcggcggcgtccGGGGCCatgcggcgcgcggcggccgcggcggagggcgccgccgcgggggaggGCAAGGAGGCCGGGCGAGGTGCCGCCGCCGAGATCTCGTGGGTCCCCGACCCCGTCACGGGCCACTACCGCCCCGGCAACTGggcggccgccgccgaccccgccGACCTCCGCGCCGCGCACCTCGCCCGCACCTACGCCCGGGCGTGA